GTGCTTATGGGCCTCGGCAGTTATTTCCTTAACAGGATTGATGGTTCCAAGCACATTGCTGATATGGGTGACGGCAACCAGTTTGGTTCTCGGACTAAGCAACTGCTTGTAAGCCTCCATATCCAGGGACCCGTCCTCAAGGACTGGAATCACCTTAAGGGTAATACCCTTGCGGCTCTGGAGCAGGTGCCAGGGTACTATATTGGAGTGGTGTTCCATTCCTGAAATTATCACTTCATCCCCTTCGAGTATACATGCCTCTCCGTAGGAGTAAGCAACAAGGTTGATCGATTCTGTGGTTCCCTTGGTAAATATTACCTCGTGGCTGTGCCTTGCATTAATAAAGGCAGCCACCTTCCTCCTGACTCCCTCAAAGGCCTCAGTACCCAAATTACTGAGAGTATGAACGCCTCTGTGAATGTTGCTGTTGAACTCGTAATACACACGGTTCATGGCTTCTATCACAGGAATGGGAGTCTGGGAAGTTGCCCCGTTGTCAAAATAGACAAGGGGCTTATTATTGACCATCCGTTTCAGGATAGGAAAATCCTCACGAATCGAATCAACAGGATAATTCATCTGCTTTCAGTTGACAAATGTGGTACACCAGGCTGTCCGCAAACTACGCATGACAGACACTTATCCAGTTCACCGCGGAATCTCATTTCCACAAGTTCCCTGATCTGCTCTTTAAGCTCAGGTACCCTGATTTTCTCAAGCACCTCGTAAGCAAAGGCAAACATTAACATAATGTTGGCTTCTTCCTTACTAATACCTCTTGCCCTCAGGTAGAACATAGCCTCTTCGTCAAGCTGTCCCACAGTTGCACCGTGGCTACACTTCACATCATCAGCATAAATCTCAAGTTGAGGACGGGTATTCATCTTAGCACTGCTTGTCAGAAGCAGGTTGTTGTTGGCCTGATATGCATTGGTACGTTGAGCATCAGGAGCAACCAGGATTCGACCGGTAAAAGCTCCGGTGCTGGAATCGTCCATTACACCTTTGAACAGCTCATTGCTTTCACAATCAGGTACTGCATGATGAATAAAGGAATAGTTGTCAACATGCTGGTTCTTATCAATCAGATACAAACCGTAGAAGTGGTTCTCAGCATGACTTCCGTTAAGCCTTCCAAATAAGTTGTTACGGGTAATACCTGTACTGAGAGTAAAGTAGCTTGCATTAAGCAGCGACTTGCTTTCCTGGTCGAAGTAATAACCTCCAACCTGCACGGTTCCGTTATGCTGATTCTGCAGATTATAGAAATCCAGAATACCTGCTTCACCAACAAAACCTTCCGTCACGGTATTGACAACAAAACGGTTGGAAGACCCTGTATGATCACAAAACAGCACTTTAACCTGCGCATTTTCCGATACATAGATAAAGTTACGCTGGTTAACCATAATATCTTTTTCTCCAGCCAGAATATTGACTATCTGCAGTGGCTTCTCAACAACAAGGTTTTTGGGAACATAAATAAAGAGTCCGTCAGTGGCAAACATAGTATTGAGTGCCACATAACTGTCCTTTTCAGAATCAGCAAGGGTTCCGTAGTACCTCTCTATAAGTTCCGGATACTTACCCGCCAGTTCAGCAAAACTTCCGGCAACAAGACCCTCGGGGAGATTTCCGTTTTGTCCTCTGTCTATATAACGTCCATTGAAAGTATAGATGGTATAGGCATCCAGCTCCCTTACCTTAAATTCGATAGAATCGACAGCCTTGCCAAGGAAACCGTTAAGCAAAAATGCTTGTGGTAGGTCGGCTTTAAATTTCGGTGCCAGGGGAGTGTACTTGTAAGCCTCATTCTTTGCTGAAGGCAAACCGTTACGGGAAAAGGCAGCAAAAGCCTTTTCCCTCACCCTGTTGACCTGGGGTGAGGAATGTTGTTCAATAAAGCTCCTGTTATCCTCAAACAGTTGTATATAGGCCTTATCCTGATCTGATATATTCATTTCAACAATCTCAGTTTAAATTACGCATCCACTTCCTGCTTAATCCAGTCATAGCCATTCTTTTCAAGCTCATATGCAAGTTCCTTGCCTGCTGACTTGACTATCCTGCCTTTGTAAAGCACATGTACCTTGTCGGGGACGATGTAGTCGAGCAGACGCTGATAGTGGGTAATAATGATAGTTGCGTTTTCGGGACGGCGAAGCTTGTTAACTCCGTTGGCCACAACTCTCAATGCATCGATGTCAAGACCTGAGTCGGTTTCGTCAAGTATTGAAAGAGCCGGATCGAGCATTGCCATCTGGAAAATCTCGTTCTTTTTCTTCTCACCACCTGAAAACCCTTCGTTTACAGAGCGGTTTGTAAGATCTGAGTCCATCTCTACAAGCTTTTTGCGTTCACGCATCAGCTTGAGAAACTCACTTGCAGAAAGAGGTTCCTCTCCCTTGTACTTCCTCTGTTCATTCAGTGCAACACGCAGGAAATTGGTCATGCTTACACCGGGTATCTCCACAGGGTACTGGAAGCTCAGGAACAAGCCCTCGCGGGCACGGTCCTCAGGAGCTAGCTCCAGAAGATCCTTACCTTTAAATTCAATGGTTCCATCTGTTACCTCAAAGGCCTCATTTCCGGCAAGCACTGATGCCAGTGTACTCTTGCCCGAACCGTTGGGACCCATTATTGCATGTATTTCACCGGCTTTAACATCCAGGTCGATTCCTTTTAATATCTCTTTGCCATCTATCATGGCACGCAAATTCCTTATCTTAAGCATTGCCTTATCTATTCTGTAAGTTTATGTATTTTGTTTATTGATTAACCCACACTACCTTCAAGACTAATCTGAAGTAGTTTCTGAGCCTCGACTGCAAATTCCATAGGTAGTTGGTTGAGAACTTCCTTGGCATAACCATTGACAATGAGACCAACGGCATCCTCGGTACTGATACCTCTCTGGTTACAGTAAAATATTTGATCCTCACCTATCTTGGATGTTGTAGCTTCATGTTCAACTTTTGCGGTACTATTGTGTATCTCCAGGTAGGGAAAGGTATGTGCACCGCACTTATCTCCAAGCAACAGGGAGTCGCACTGGGAGAAGTTACGTGCATTGTCAGCATTCTTTGACACCTTCACAAGTCCCCGGTAGCTGTTCTGACTCTTGCCTGCTGAGATACCTTTTGAAACAATGATACTCCTGGTGTTCTTGCCAAGATGTATCATCTTAGTTCCTGTATCTGCCTGCTGGAAGTGATTTGTAAGAGCTACTGAGTAAAACTCACCAACACTGTGGTCTCCCATAAGTACGCAGCTAGGATACTTCCAGGTGATAGCCGAACCCGTTTCAACCTGAGTCCAGGATATCTTAGAATAATCACCCTTGCAGATACCGCGCTTGGTAACGAAGTTGTAGACTCCACCCCTGCCCTCTTTATCACCGGGGTACCAGTTTTGTACAGTAGAGTACTTAACCTCTGCTCTCTCAAGTGCAACAATCTCAACAACTGCAGCATGGAGCTGATTCTCATCACGCATCGGAGCAGTACATCCTTCAAGGTAGCTTACATAGCTGTCGTCCTCAGCAACTATAAGTGTGCGCTCAAACTGTCCTGTATTCATTGCGTTAATACGGAAATAGGAGGACAGCTCCATCGGGCACCTTACACCTTTGGGTATAAAAACAAAGGATCCATCGCTAAACACAGCTGAGTTAAGTGCTGCAAAGTAGTTATCCTGCGGAGGGACTACGCTTCCCAGATATTTCTTAACAAGATCCGGATGCTCTTTAATTGCCTCCGAGATGCTGCAGAAAATAATCCCCTTTTCAGCCAGCGTTTCACGAAAAGTAGTCTTTACTGATACGCTGTCGATGATTGCATCGACAGCCACACCTGACAGCGCCTTTTGTTCCTCAAGAGGAATTCCAAGCTTCTCAAAGGTAGCAAGCAGTTCGGGGTCTACCTCATCAAGACTGTTGTATTTCGGTGCATTCTTGGGGGCCGCATAATAGATTATATCTTGAAAATCAATTCTATCAATCTTCAGATGTGCCCATGAGGGGGATTCCATCTTAAGCCAGTTGCGGTATGCGCTAAGCCTGAATTCCAGCATGAATTCGGGCTCCTCCTTACGCCTGGATATTTCCCTGATAACATCCTCATTCAGGCCCTTGGGGAGTACATCCATTTCAATATCGGTGTGAAAACCATATTGATATTCTCTCCCCGTTACTTCTTCCAATAATTTATCTTGTTCGCTCGCCATATTCCTGGTATTCCAATAATTAGTTTCTCATAAGCTAAAACAACAGCAACCACAAACGGTTCAAGATGCTGTCATAAGATTTCCCCAAGCTTAATAATCAATATCTATACCTGACAACCCTATATAACAAAAATATATAACCCCTATACCCATACTTACTTACGTTTGGAGTGTCAGGATACTCCAAACGTCGTATAATCACAGCATAAACACAGGTCAGATTTATATAAACGGCAAATTTAGTCTGAAAAAAAGATCTTACAAACTATCCTCCTCTTAGTTATAGGGTCTGTGTTTTTTTGCGAACTATATTTTTGTAGTTTTGCACAAACTTATTTCAGATGAAATTTACAGCAGAACAGATTGCAGCCTTGATCAACGGCACTGTGGATGGAGATCCCAACGCCTTGGTCAGCGATGTCTCCAAAATCGAAGAAGGAAGACCTGAAACGCTAACCTTTCTGTCCAATCCAAAATACGAATCCTATCTCTACAATACAGATGCTTCTGTTGTAATCGTCAACAAAAGCTTCACCCCGGAGAAGCCGGTAAAGGCAACCCTTATTCGCGTTGATGATGCCTATGCTGCACTGGCAAAGCTGCTGCAGATTTATGAGGCTTCTCAACCAGCCAGGACAGGAATCGAACAACCCTGCTATATTGACGGCTCTGCAAAAATCGGTAAAGATGTTTACGTCGGAGCCTTTGCTTATATAGGCAAGGGAGCAGTAATTGGCGACAATGCACAGATTTATCCACAGGCTTATATTGGCGACGGGGTACGCATTGGCGACAATACTATTGTCTATGCAGGAGTGAAGATTTACAAAGGTTGCCGCATAGGCAACAATTGC
The genomic region above belongs to Xiashengella succiniciproducens and contains:
- the sufD gene encoding Fe-S cluster assembly protein SufD; amino-acid sequence: MNISDQDKAYIQLFEDNRSFIEQHSSPQVNRVREKAFAAFSRNGLPSAKNEAYKYTPLAPKFKADLPQAFLLNGFLGKAVDSIEFKVRELDAYTIYTFNGRYIDRGQNGNLPEGLVAGSFAELAGKYPELIERYYGTLADSEKDSYVALNTMFATDGLFIYVPKNLVVEKPLQIVNILAGEKDIMVNQRNFIYVSENAQVKVLFCDHTGSSNRFVVNTVTEGFVGEAGILDFYNLQNQHNGTVQVGGYYFDQESKSLLNASYFTLSTGITRNNLFGRLNGSHAENHFYGLYLIDKNQHVDNYSFIHHAVPDCESNELFKGVMDDSSTGAFTGRILVAPDAQRTNAYQANNNLLLTSSAKMNTRPQLEIYADDVKCSHGATVGQLDEEAMFYLRARGISKEEANIMLMFAFAYEVLEKIRVPELKEQIRELVEMRFRGELDKCLSCVVCGQPGVPHLSTESR
- the lpxD gene encoding UDP-3-O-(3-hydroxymyristoyl)glucosamine N-acyltransferase, whose protein sequence is MKFTAEQIAALINGTVDGDPNALVSDVSKIEEGRPETLTFLSNPKYESYLYNTDASVVIVNKSFTPEKPVKATLIRVDDAYAALAKLLQIYEASQPARTGIEQPCYIDGSAKIGKDVYVGAFAYIGKGAVIGDNAQIYPQAYIGDGVRIGDNTIVYAGVKIYKGCRIGNNCIIHAGAVIGSDGFGFAPVEGGFEKIPQVGVVVLEDNVEIGANTTIDRATMGATTIRKGTKLDNLIQVAHNVEIGSNSVLAAQAGIAGSTKIGSNVMFGGQVGIAGHLKIADGVKLAAQTGVSKSITKEGSVWMGAPAIDLSQFSKAYVIFRKLPELYAKVGELEKKLGGK
- the sufC gene encoding Fe-S cluster assembly ATPase SufC; translation: MLKIRNLRAMIDGKEILKGIDLDVKAGEIHAIMGPNGSGKSTLASVLAGNEAFEVTDGTIEFKGKDLLELAPEDRAREGLFLSFQYPVEIPGVSMTNFLRVALNEQRKYKGEEPLSASEFLKLMRERKKLVEMDSDLTNRSVNEGFSGGEKKKNEIFQMAMLDPALSILDETDSGLDIDALRVVANGVNKLRRPENATIIITHYQRLLDYIVPDKVHVLYKGRIVKSAGKELAYELEKNGYDWIKQEVDA
- the sufB gene encoding Fe-S cluster assembly protein SufB codes for the protein MASEQDKLLEEVTGREYQYGFHTDIEMDVLPKGLNEDVIREISRRKEEPEFMLEFRLSAYRNWLKMESPSWAHLKIDRIDFQDIIYYAAPKNAPKYNSLDEVDPELLATFEKLGIPLEEQKALSGVAVDAIIDSVSVKTTFRETLAEKGIIFCSISEAIKEHPDLVKKYLGSVVPPQDNYFAALNSAVFSDGSFVFIPKGVRCPMELSSYFRINAMNTGQFERTLIVAEDDSYVSYLEGCTAPMRDENQLHAAVVEIVALERAEVKYSTVQNWYPGDKEGRGGVYNFVTKRGICKGDYSKISWTQVETGSAITWKYPSCVLMGDHSVGEFYSVALTNHFQQADTGTKMIHLGKNTRSIIVSKGISAGKSQNSYRGLVKVSKNADNARNFSQCDSLLLGDKCGAHTFPYLEIHNSTAKVEHEATTSKIGEDQIFYCNQRGISTEDAVGLIVNGYAKEVLNQLPMEFAVEAQKLLQISLEGSVG